In one Candidatus Nitronereus thalassa genomic region, the following are encoded:
- a CDS encoding class I SAM-dependent methyltransferase, giving the protein MSQQEVTMNLESLERVYTNYSSVYDKTFGKAFDQSREAAVRGLRIAPDDEVLEVGVGTGMALPLYPSHCKITGIDLSEGMLKVAQDRIKEHRLSHVTLQRMNAGQMDFEDNSFDIVMAAYVVTAVPDYRQVVSEMIRVCRPGGRIVMLNHFSNGNKFIAAVEKLISPMCQRIGFRTDLSLHHVLEGTTLQVTKKEKMNPLRYWYLVECVNAKNGHALS; this is encoded by the coding sequence ATGTCTCAACAAGAAGTCACCATGAACCTGGAGAGCCTTGAACGGGTCTACACCAACTATTCTTCGGTGTATGACAAAACATTCGGGAAAGCCTTTGACCAGTCACGAGAAGCCGCAGTCCGAGGGTTACGGATCGCACCGGACGACGAAGTGCTGGAAGTCGGTGTCGGCACAGGGATGGCCCTCCCCCTGTATCCCTCCCATTGCAAAATCACCGGAATTGACCTTTCCGAAGGCATGTTGAAAGTGGCCCAGGATCGGATCAAGGAGCATCGACTGTCCCATGTCACACTTCAGCGAATGAATGCCGGCCAAATGGATTTTGAGGATAATTCGTTTGATATCGTCATGGCGGCTTACGTGGTGACGGCCGTTCCGGATTACCGCCAAGTCGTCTCTGAAATGATTCGCGTCTGCCGGCCAGGTGGACGCATTGTAATGCTGAACCACTTCAGCAATGGCAATAAATTCATCGCCGCCGTCGAAAAACTCATCTCTCCCATGTGTCAAAGAATTGGATTTCGCACCGACCTTTCCTTGCATCACGTGCTTGAAGGCACCACTCTCCAAGTGACCAAAAAAGAAAAGATGAATCCGTTACGATATTGGTATCTCGTCGAATGCGTGAATGCCAAAAATGGCCATGCCCTCTCGTAG
- a CDS encoding ABC transporter ATP-binding protein: MSLFSRFFPFLRPYLSQMVGAGVMVMGVAALNLILLRMAGTLWDIVTVQRDVDLMTNTIIIFLGIAVAQSGLAMGQSYVTTQISQHIMADFRTNLFDHLQQLSLKFFAKRRTGEILSRLMNDVGVIQTLVTETPIDSAKHLVTFIGGIGFLLYMNWQLCLLILLLLPALVFVARLFGKRLKALSTNIQDQTAALTTLIEEVISGIRVVKSFVQTSREHSRFGKALQALVGMTLRRAAILSVFIPTITLLTFMMAGMVLWYGGKQVIDASMTPGDLLAFVLFAGILIGPFGSAARLFSQIKEAQGAMQRVFELLDTQPEVMEQPQAITLPTVQGHIQFSNVSFAYDPRQLVLSDLSFEIKPGEFIAFVGPTGSGKSTIANLVHRFYDPTSGSITIDGHDLREVSLHSLYRQIALVPQETILFGETIFENIRYGRDTALEEDVIQASQAANAHDFIMGLPDGYQTMIGEKGINLSGGQRQRIAIARAIIKNPRLLILDEATSALDSESEQLVQQALNRLFAGRTTLVIAHRLTTIQEANRIFVLNKGVIVEAGTHASLLQREGLYRHLYTLRMAELEESTESQVEER; this comes from the coding sequence ATGTCGCTTTTTTCGAGATTTTTCCCCTTCCTTCGTCCCTATCTTTCCCAAATGGTCGGCGCCGGAGTCATGGTCATGGGAGTGGCTGCCCTTAATTTGATTTTGCTACGCATGGCCGGAACGTTATGGGATATCGTCACTGTCCAACGGGATGTGGATCTTATGACGAACACCATCATCATTTTTTTGGGCATCGCGGTCGCACAAAGTGGATTGGCCATGGGACAAAGCTATGTGACCACACAGATCTCTCAACATATCATGGCCGATTTTCGAACGAACCTGTTCGATCATTTACAACAACTCTCATTAAAGTTTTTTGCGAAACGGCGAACTGGGGAAATTTTATCTAGACTCATGAATGACGTGGGAGTCATTCAAACACTCGTCACGGAAACCCCTATTGACTCGGCAAAACACCTGGTCACGTTTATCGGTGGGATTGGCTTTTTGTTGTACATGAATTGGCAACTCTGCCTGCTCATTCTCCTGCTGTTGCCTGCGTTAGTGTTTGTTGCCCGATTATTTGGAAAACGCCTGAAAGCGCTCTCCACCAACATCCAAGATCAAACCGCTGCTCTGACCACACTCATTGAAGAAGTCATCTCAGGAATCCGCGTAGTGAAATCGTTTGTTCAGACCTCTCGGGAACATAGCCGGTTTGGAAAGGCCTTGCAGGCCTTAGTGGGCATGACCTTACGACGGGCTGCGATTCTTTCGGTATTTATTCCGACCATTACGCTGCTCACGTTCATGATGGCCGGCATGGTGTTGTGGTATGGAGGCAAACAAGTCATCGACGCCTCGATGACCCCCGGCGACCTGTTAGCCTTTGTGTTGTTTGCCGGCATTTTAATCGGGCCTTTTGGGTCGGCTGCACGGCTGTTTTCTCAAATCAAAGAAGCTCAAGGGGCCATGCAGCGAGTTTTTGAATTGCTCGATACCCAGCCAGAAGTCATGGAGCAGCCGCAGGCCATCACCCTTCCGACCGTTCAAGGTCATATTCAATTCTCCAATGTGAGCTTTGCCTATGATCCTCGACAACTCGTTCTGTCGGACTTATCGTTTGAAATCAAACCCGGAGAGTTTATCGCCTTTGTTGGGCCCACGGGTTCCGGCAAAAGCACGATCGCCAACCTGGTTCATCGATTTTACGATCCCACCTCCGGGAGCATCACCATCGATGGCCATGACTTGCGGGAAGTATCCCTCCACAGTTTGTATCGCCAAATTGCTCTCGTCCCGCAAGAAACCATTTTGTTTGGGGAAACCATTTTCGAAAATATCCGCTATGGACGAGACACCGCATTGGAAGAGGATGTTATTCAGGCTAGCCAGGCCGCCAATGCCCATGACTTTATTATGGGATTACCCGACGGGTATCAAACCATGATCGGGGAGAAGGGCATTAATCTCTCTGGAGGGCAACGCCAACGTATCGCCATCGCCAGAGCCATTATCAAAAATCCACGTCTGTTAATACTCGATGAAGCAACATCCGCGCTGGATTCGGAATCAGAGCAGCTGGTCCAACAAGCGTTAAATCGTTTGTTTGCCGGACGAACGACGCTCGTAATCGCGCACCGCCTTACCACGATTCAAGAGGCTAACCGGATCTTTGTGCTGAACAAGGGGGTGATTGTTGAGGCGGGAACACATGCAAGTTTATTGCAACGGGAAGGACTCTATCGTCACTTGTATACCTTACGAATGGCAGAACTAGAAGAATCTACCGAAAGCCAAGTGGAAGAGAGATAA
- a CDS encoding AURKAIP1/COX24 domain-containing protein, translating into MSSVVKKRRKKMRKHKHKKLRRRMKFAKRRN; encoded by the coding sequence ATGTCGAGTGTCGTAAAGAAAAGGCGAAAAAAGATGCGGAAGCATAAACACAAGAAGCTTCGCCGACGCATGAAATTCGCGAAAAGACGGAATTAA
- the nadB gene encoding L-aspartate oxidase: protein MTPLNQTFHLGPEADYLVIGSGVAGLRAAIELSQHGRVLIITKGSRRQSNSVYAQGGVAVALSEEDDVNLHFTDTIKAGHQLGREDAARALVEEGPMRIQELIAWGTQFDKVDGKFVFAKEGAHSRDRVLRAQGDATGNEMIRVLLEQAKKQGHIQWFDHHFIMDLLVLDGQCCGVRVVNEATGHLQVLPAKAVILTTGGAGQVYARTTNPPNATGDGFAMAYRAGAILEDMEFVQFHPTSLFHQSSPPFLLSETMRGEGGLLRNRKGELFMPKYHPSAELAPRDIVARAIWSEMAASRSRHVYLDVTHLGSAYIKKRFPTIYQTCLRVDIDITEEWIPVSPSAHYFMGGIKANIDGETSLPGLLAAGEAACNGVHGANRLASNSLLEGLVFGVRAAHSAAQWTPTIKGKDRKHGLANLEFGPKRTLEDAEKLRNSLRRLMWDQVGLVRTGDSLTKALAKISAWEPQVQGFLHTRPDLEVKNMMQVARCITEAALWREHSLGAHYRADFPGCKGSAWKIHSQIQCPESERPTPTPQLKIV, encoded by the coding sequence ATGACACCATTGAATCAGACCTTTCATTTAGGGCCCGAGGCAGATTATCTCGTTATTGGGAGTGGTGTCGCCGGACTGCGAGCGGCCATCGAACTCAGTCAACATGGTCGCGTGCTGATCATTACAAAAGGAAGCCGACGACAAAGTAATTCCGTTTATGCTCAAGGCGGGGTGGCTGTGGCGCTGAGCGAAGAAGACGATGTGAATCTTCATTTCACCGATACCATCAAAGCCGGTCATCAACTTGGTCGCGAAGACGCGGCGCGGGCGCTCGTAGAAGAAGGTCCGATGCGTATACAAGAACTCATCGCCTGGGGCACCCAATTCGATAAAGTGGATGGTAAGTTTGTGTTTGCTAAAGAGGGTGCTCATAGCCGGGATCGAGTACTACGTGCGCAAGGCGATGCTACCGGCAATGAAATGATTCGCGTATTGCTTGAACAAGCTAAAAAACAAGGTCACATTCAATGGTTCGACCACCATTTTATCATGGACCTGTTGGTGCTTGATGGCCAATGCTGCGGAGTGAGGGTGGTCAATGAGGCCACTGGGCATCTTCAGGTGTTGCCTGCCAAGGCTGTCATCTTGACTACTGGCGGAGCCGGACAGGTATATGCCAGAACCACGAATCCGCCGAATGCCACGGGAGATGGTTTTGCCATGGCGTACCGAGCGGGAGCCATTCTTGAGGATATGGAGTTTGTTCAATTTCATCCGACCTCCCTCTTTCATCAATCGAGTCCGCCATTCTTGCTTTCAGAAACGATGAGGGGGGAAGGGGGTCTTCTCCGAAACCGTAAAGGCGAGTTGTTCATGCCGAAGTACCATCCGTCCGCGGAGCTTGCGCCAAGAGATATTGTGGCTCGGGCTATTTGGTCGGAAATGGCCGCATCACGTTCACGTCATGTGTATTTGGATGTAACCCATTTGGGCAGTGCCTATATCAAGAAGCGGTTTCCCACCATTTATCAAACCTGCTTGCGGGTGGACATTGATATTACCGAGGAATGGATTCCTGTCTCACCGAGTGCTCATTATTTCATGGGGGGAATCAAGGCGAATATTGATGGGGAAACTTCCCTGCCTGGCTTGTTAGCCGCAGGTGAAGCCGCCTGTAATGGAGTGCATGGGGCCAACCGATTGGCGAGCAATTCTTTATTAGAAGGATTGGTCTTTGGTGTCCGTGCCGCGCATTCTGCGGCGCAGTGGACTCCAACTATCAAGGGTAAAGACCGCAAGCATGGGTTGGCGAATCTCGAGTTTGGCCCCAAGCGAACTTTAGAGGATGCCGAAAAACTTCGGAATTCCTTGCGGCGTCTAATGTGGGATCAAGTGGGATTAGTCCGTACCGGCGACTCTCTCACCAAGGCCTTGGCCAAAATTTCTGCTTGGGAACCCCAGGTTCAGGGATTTCTTCATACCCGGCCTGACTTAGAAGTAAAAAATATGATGCAGGTGGCGAGGTGTATCACGGAAGCCGCCTTGTGGCGAGAACATAGTCTTGGCGCGCATTACCGAGCAGATTTCCCAGGTTGCAAAGGATCGGCGTGGAAGATTCATAGTCAGATTCAATGTCCAGAATCCGAACGCCCGACACCGACTCCACAATTAAAAATTGTGTAA
- the pabC gene encoding aminodeoxychorismate lyase, which yields MWVYLNQQFVEDDQARISVFDRGFLFGDGVFETLRVYDTRLLFLNRHLQRLHQSCELLGLSLPTPHPEWETLLQEVVERNDLHHSMIRITISRGVGGVGPDPSGCSNSTIVMFPRPVPQLSKDQKKHGVSLTILNTRRQPSLALPSQVKSLNYLNNILAKQEAINAHTFDGILLNTEGFLAECTTSNFFFAKEQRLHTPSLQCGILPGITREIVLELAKEEGIDVQEGMYQPEDLWDADEAFLTNTGFGVLPVNTIETRPLTSSRERSITKTIQHLYEKHIAESI from the coding sequence ATGTGGGTGTATCTCAACCAACAATTTGTTGAAGATGACCAAGCCCGAATTTCCGTATTTGATCGTGGCTTCTTGTTTGGCGATGGAGTGTTTGAGACGCTACGTGTGTATGACACACGACTCCTCTTTCTCAATCGCCATCTTCAGAGATTACACCAGTCGTGTGAGTTGCTTGGCCTTTCTCTTCCTACACCTCACCCAGAGTGGGAGACTCTTCTTCAAGAAGTCGTCGAACGGAATGACTTGCACCATTCCATGATTCGCATCACCATTTCGCGCGGAGTTGGTGGAGTCGGTCCTGATCCGTCAGGATGCTCAAACTCGACGATTGTCATGTTCCCAAGGCCAGTGCCTCAACTTTCGAAAGATCAAAAAAAACATGGCGTGAGTCTCACCATCCTTAACACACGACGACAACCTTCCTTGGCCTTGCCATCACAAGTGAAGTCCCTCAACTATCTGAATAATATTCTGGCCAAACAAGAAGCAATCAATGCCCACACCTTCGATGGCATTCTATTAAACACCGAAGGATTTCTCGCTGAATGCACCACAAGTAATTTCTTCTTTGCCAAGGAGCAGCGACTTCACACGCCCTCACTCCAATGCGGAATTCTTCCGGGAATCACGAGAGAAATTGTGCTGGAATTGGCTAAAGAGGAAGGCATAGACGTTCAAGAAGGCATGTACCAACCCGAAGACCTATGGGACGCCGATGAAGCGTTTTTGACGAATACGGGGTTTGGGGTTTTGCCGGTTAATACAATCGAGACTCGACCGTTGACGTCGAGCCGGGAAAGGTCAATAACGAAAACGATTCAGCATTTGTATGAGAAGCATATCGCTGAATCGATTTGA
- a CDS encoding anthranilate synthase component I family protein — translation MFPLIHSKPLLGQQPFELYQRIASPTKQSFLLESGKGPRNLARYSFLGSDPYLAFSGTGMTHEIRTQGTVTHGIGDPLQALFEHLHHSSIPRSTSLPPFIGGAVGFFSYDCVRQFECLPTIATNDLRLPDMEFLFVDLFAAIDHATDMLHLIFTPSPERLRSESHDALLREGKIRIAEFEAKLSSPPNTNLSLPLLVTPRAIHANQSRADYVQRVLQCQEYIGAGDIYQANISHRFSIDLDQSTGQSTQEAGHALYAKLRKVNPSPFSALLTTDRLTLVSSSPERLIELRGNQATTRPIAGTRPRGRSSFEDQQFSADLLANKKERAEHLMLVDLARNDLGRVCEYGSVQVDEFMTVEQYSHVAHLVSDVGGTLRPTCNAQDLIKSIFPGGTITGVPKIRCMEIIEELEPVRRGPYTGSIGYLSWTGDMDFNIIIRTLLLSQDRAYLQVGAGIVADSQPQREYEETMQKAQALFQALRESPL, via the coding sequence TTGTTTCCATTGATCCATTCCAAACCTTTGCTCGGTCAACAACCTTTTGAGCTCTATCAACGTATTGCCTCACCTACGAAGCAATCGTTTCTGCTTGAAAGTGGAAAAGGGCCCAGGAACCTCGCGCGTTACTCCTTTTTGGGAAGCGACCCCTACCTCGCGTTTTCCGGAACCGGCATGACACATGAAATTCGCACGCAAGGTACGGTCACCCACGGAATTGGCGATCCCCTCCAGGCCCTATTCGAACATCTTCACCATTCAAGCATTCCCCGATCGACGAGTTTGCCCCCTTTTATCGGAGGAGCCGTCGGGTTTTTCAGTTATGATTGCGTTCGCCAATTTGAATGTTTACCAACCATCGCCACAAATGATTTACGCCTTCCCGACATGGAATTTCTTTTCGTGGATCTCTTTGCCGCGATTGACCACGCCACAGACATGCTTCACCTCATTTTCACTCCATCCCCCGAGCGGCTGCGATCTGAATCGCATGATGCGCTTCTTCGTGAAGGAAAAATTCGGATCGCAGAATTTGAAGCGAAATTAAGTTCTCCCCCAAACACCAATCTCAGTCTACCGCTTTTGGTGACACCTCGAGCTATTCACGCGAATCAAAGCCGGGCAGACTATGTTCAACGAGTTCTGCAATGCCAAGAATACATCGGGGCAGGAGATATTTATCAAGCGAATATTTCCCATCGATTTTCCATTGACTTGGACCAAAGTACTGGACAATCCACTCAAGAAGCAGGACACGCACTGTACGCCAAGCTGCGAAAGGTCAACCCTTCGCCATTCTCGGCGTTATTGACCACCGACCGACTGACATTGGTGTCTTCTTCGCCTGAGCGGCTTATCGAACTTCGAGGTAATCAGGCCACCACACGGCCCATTGCGGGCACCCGCCCTCGAGGGAGATCCTCGTTCGAAGATCAACAATTCTCCGCAGACCTTCTGGCAAACAAAAAGGAACGAGCGGAACATCTCATGCTCGTCGATCTGGCGAGAAACGACTTGGGGCGGGTGTGCGAATACGGATCGGTCCAGGTCGATGAATTTATGACCGTGGAACAATATTCACACGTCGCCCATTTGGTCTCAGACGTGGGTGGAACCCTTCGTCCCACGTGCAACGCACAGGATTTAATCAAATCCATCTTTCCCGGTGGCACAATCACGGGTGTTCCCAAAATCCGATGCATGGAAATTATCGAAGAACTCGAGCCGGTCCGGCGCGGGCCGTATACCGGATCGATCGGCTATCTGAGTTGGACCGGGGACATGGATTTCAATATTATCATTCGCACCTTGCTCCTTTCGCAGGACCGCGCCTATCTTCAGGTCGGAGCCGGCATTGTGGCCGATTCTCAACCTCAACGCGAATACGAAGAGACCATGCAAAAAGCCCAAGCGCTTTTTCAGGCTTTGCGGGAATCCCCTCTCTAG
- a CDS encoding AtpZ/AtpI family protein, which translates to MSSSQDPMFAGLGQAMRVGTDLLAALIVGGGLGWVVDTYLLSSTPWGLVVGLILGLVAGIRNAYRSAQKWHDS; encoded by the coding sequence ATGTCTTCGTCTCAAGACCCAATGTTTGCCGGATTGGGTCAAGCCATGCGGGTTGGAACAGACCTTCTTGCTGCCCTTATTGTCGGTGGTGGCTTGGGTTGGGTTGTTGATACTTATCTCCTTTCCTCAACTCCATGGGGATTAGTTGTTGGTCTGATTTTAGGCCTGGTGGCAGGTATTCGAAATGCCTACCGTTCGGCACAGAAGTGGCACGATTCATAA
- a CDS encoding F0F1 ATP synthase subunit A yields the protein MEDPLHPFELHTYIPLSLLGFDISINKAVLMMIVVVGAIILFLTKARSSGSLVPTKLQSVAELMVEFIRGIIHDTMGPEGMRFFPLVTSLFLFILFSNLLGLIPGSYTITSQLVVTGVFAVCMYTLSIVLGLKIHGPKFLKAMLIPSGTPPFIVPLMVIIEMISQLARPISLAVRLFANMTAGHVIIGVLVGLTISGGLLIGWLPFSFTIALYGLEVGIAFIQAYIFTILACVYMGDAYHLH from the coding sequence TTGGAAGATCCGCTTCATCCCTTTGAGCTCCATACCTACATTCCGTTGTCGTTGCTCGGCTTTGATATTTCTATTAATAAGGCCGTGCTGATGATGATAGTCGTGGTTGGGGCCATCATTCTGTTTTTGACAAAGGCTCGGTCTTCAGGGTCTTTAGTGCCGACGAAACTCCAAAGCGTGGCTGAGTTAATGGTGGAGTTTATTCGGGGGATCATTCACGATACGATGGGTCCTGAGGGTATGCGGTTTTTCCCTCTGGTCACCAGTCTGTTTTTGTTTATTTTGTTTTCGAATCTTTTGGGGCTTATCCCTGGGTCTTATACGATCACCAGCCAACTTGTGGTGACTGGTGTATTCGCGGTTTGCATGTACACTTTGAGCATTGTGTTGGGATTAAAAATCCATGGGCCCAAATTTCTCAAGGCCATGCTGATTCCTTCAGGTACGCCTCCCTTTATTGTTCCCTTAATGGTCATTATTGAAATGATTAGCCAACTGGCTCGCCCAATTTCATTGGCTGTCCGGTTGTTTGCCAACATGACCGCGGGTCATGTGATTATTGGAGTGCTTGTGGGTTTGACCATTAGCGGCGGGCTATTAATTGGTTGGTTGCCCTTTTCCTTTACCATTGCGCTGTACGGATTGGAAGTGGGAATTGCATTTATTCAAGCCTATATTTTTACGATCTTGGCTTGTGTCTATATGGGGGATGCCTACCATCTGCACTAG
- the atpE gene encoding ATP synthase F0 subunit C, whose protein sequence is MDSAAAALLGMGLAAAGFAGAGVGIGYIFGKMIEAVARQPEAEGRVGKYMWIGFALVEAIALYGLVIAFIIMGLRK, encoded by the coding sequence ATGGATTCAGCAGCTGCAGCATTATTGGGAATGGGCTTGGCCGCCGCTGGGTTTGCGGGTGCCGGTGTCGGAATCGGGTATATCTTTGGCAAAATGATTGAAGCCGTGGCTCGCCAACCGGAAGCGGAAGGTCGTGTAGGAAAGTACATGTGGATTGGGTTCGCCTTGGTGGAAGCTATTGCGCTGTACGGATTGGTCATTGCCTTTATTATTATGGGGCTGAGAAAGTAG
- the atpF gene encoding F0F1 ATP synthase subunit B — MPQFDSHFFSSLIFWELISFGILLWVLSKFALPPILEALETRERKIRDSIDQAEQNRTSAEQRLQEYEAKLRGAAQEAEAIVVEARSKAQRMLEENEQRLRTESERIKAETTQEIERARQKALQDIRGEAADLALLVAEKVLVRSLSGDDSRRLAQEALQAVSADSASGRA, encoded by the coding sequence ATGCCGCAATTTGATTCTCATTTTTTCTCATCGCTGATTTTTTGGGAGCTGATTTCCTTTGGCATTCTCTTGTGGGTCTTGTCCAAGTTTGCCCTTCCTCCCATTCTCGAAGCGCTCGAAACCCGCGAGCGAAAAATTCGTGACAGTATTGATCAAGCCGAACAGAATCGGACCTCTGCGGAGCAGAGGCTACAGGAGTATGAAGCCAAGTTGCGTGGGGCCGCGCAAGAAGCCGAAGCCATTGTAGTTGAGGCGCGGAGCAAGGCCCAGCGGATGCTGGAAGAAAATGAGCAACGCCTTCGTACTGAGTCGGAACGGATCAAGGCTGAGACCACGCAAGAGATCGAACGCGCACGGCAGAAAGCTCTTCAGGATATTCGAGGGGAAGCCGCGGACCTGGCGTTATTAGTCGCGGAGAAAGTGTTAGTGCGGAGTTTGTCCGGGGATGACAGCCGCCGTCTTGCGCAAGAAGCGTTGCAAGCGGTGTCTGCAGATTCGGCGTCTGGCCGAGCCTGA
- the larE gene encoding ATP-dependent sacrificial sulfur transferase LarE yields the protein MKTVTLPTIMPELKQKAEKLQSVFRDLGTVLVAFSGGIDSTLVLKMARETLGDQAIAVVAVSPTFPLEELEDVQRLSQEIGARLITAQTNQLEIADFVLNDASRCYHCKTDLYELFQPIKRETGIDTVVDGTNMDDLGDDRPGIQAARDHGVRSPLVEAGFTKADVRQLAQHFGLSNWNKPAAACLSSRIPRGLMITETNLRRVEKAEAILKQEGFRHVRVRDHEGIARIEVDHQEIDRFFETDRRQRISQSLKGLGFRWVTLDLEGYQVGGGN from the coding sequence ATGAAGACTGTCACGCTCCCCACGATCATGCCAGAGCTGAAACAGAAAGCAGAAAAACTCCAATCCGTTTTCCGAGACCTGGGAACGGTCCTCGTGGCTTTTTCCGGAGGCATTGATAGCACCCTTGTCCTCAAGATGGCGAGGGAGACGCTAGGAGACCAGGCAATTGCCGTTGTGGCCGTATCTCCGACCTTTCCTTTAGAAGAACTCGAAGATGTACAACGTCTCAGCCAAGAAATTGGCGCCAGACTTATTACCGCACAGACCAATCAACTCGAGATCGCCGATTTCGTTCTCAACGATGCCTCACGGTGCTATCATTGCAAAACAGATTTATACGAACTTTTCCAACCCATTAAACGGGAAACGGGAATCGACACGGTTGTCGATGGGACGAATATGGATGATCTCGGGGATGACCGGCCTGGCATTCAAGCGGCTCGAGATCATGGTGTTCGCAGTCCATTGGTCGAAGCAGGGTTTACGAAAGCCGACGTCCGGCAGCTAGCCCAGCACTTTGGGTTATCAAACTGGAACAAGCCCGCAGCAGCCTGCTTATCATCACGTATTCCTCGTGGACTCATGATCACGGAAACCAATCTGCGGCGGGTAGAAAAGGCCGAAGCCATACTAAAACAGGAAGGCTTTCGACATGTCCGTGTTCGCGACCATGAGGGAATCGCGAGAATTGAAGTCGATCATCAAGAAATTGACCGCTTCTTCGAGACAGATCGACGGCAACGAATTTCCCAAAGCCTGAAAGGCTTGGGGTTTCGATGGGTGACCTTAGATTTAGAGGGATACCAAGTCGGCGGGGGAAATTAG
- the rlmN gene encoding 23S rRNA (adenine(2503)-C(2))-methyltransferase RlmN, producing the protein MKPSQNLPMMENSRLNLLAMNAQEIEALVGKFGWPFFKTKQILQWVYQHRTRAIESMSNLSKKDRHQLQAVADIGRAPIPTVTESWDGTRKLLFSLENGLMIESVLIPESTRLTLCISTQVGCTVDCGFCLTGQMGLKRNLKAHEIVDQVMTAQDLLHDGQRITSLVFMGMGEPLANIEAVTEAVSRITNTQWGLGIPPRRITISTAGLAPRLQSMAGLGVNLAISLNATTNKQRDYLMPMVNKLHPLPELLQACRNYPLDPGRRLTFEYVLLRGENDSPEDANRLIQLLRGIRCKINLIPFNEFPGSAFRRPSDAAIQEFQNILRHAHYDVFLRKSRGRDILGACGQLGNLLHEVASPIIRQGVI; encoded by the coding sequence ATGAAACCTTCTCAAAACTTGCCAATGATGGAAAACTCACGCCTAAATTTACTGGCAATGAATGCTCAGGAAATTGAGGCTTTGGTGGGAAAATTTGGGTGGCCGTTTTTTAAGACGAAGCAGATACTCCAGTGGGTATACCAACATCGGACAAGGGCCATCGAGTCAATGAGCAACTTATCAAAGAAAGACCGGCATCAGCTGCAAGCGGTCGCGGACATTGGACGTGCTCCCATACCGACTGTAACTGAATCCTGGGATGGAACACGCAAGCTTTTGTTTTCATTAGAAAATGGACTAATGATCGAAAGTGTCCTCATCCCTGAATCCACGCGCCTAACCTTATGTATTTCTACGCAAGTTGGGTGTACCGTGGATTGCGGATTTTGCTTGACAGGCCAAATGGGCTTAAAGCGTAATCTTAAGGCACATGAAATTGTAGACCAGGTGATGACGGCCCAAGACCTGCTGCACGACGGCCAACGCATCACTTCACTGGTCTTTATGGGAATGGGGGAACCCCTAGCCAATATCGAAGCCGTCACGGAAGCTGTGTCCCGGATCACAAACACACAATGGGGATTGGGGATTCCACCTCGGCGCATTACCATTTCCACTGCCGGATTGGCACCAAGGCTTCAGTCGATGGCAGGACTAGGTGTCAACTTAGCCATTTCCTTGAATGCCACAACCAATAAACAACGAGACTATTTAATGCCGATGGTGAATAAACTCCACCCACTACCGGAATTACTGCAGGCCTGTCGAAATTACCCCTTGGACCCTGGTCGACGCCTGACCTTCGAATATGTACTCTTACGTGGAGAAAATGATTCCCCCGAAGACGCTAATCGGTTAATCCAACTCCTTCGCGGCATTCGGTGTAAAATTAATTTGATTCCTTTTAACGAATTCCCAGGCAGTGCGTTTCGCCGTCCCTCCGACGCTGCGATCCAAGAATTTCAAAATATATTGCGGCACGCACACTATGATGTCTTTTTGAGAAAAAGCCGTGGGCGGGATATTCTGGGAGCTTGTGGCCAACTTGGAAATCTTCTTCATGAAGTTGCCTCGCCAATAATCCGACAAGGAGTCATATGA